A window from Balaenoptera musculus isolate JJ_BM4_2016_0621 chromosome 8, mBalMus1.pri.v3, whole genome shotgun sequence encodes these proteins:
- the INS gene encoding insulin, giving the protein MALWMRLVPLLALLALWAPTPARAFVNQHLCGSHLVEALYLVCGERGFFYTPKARREVEGPQVGAVELGGGPGAGGLQPRALEGPPQKRGIVEQCCTSICSLYQLENYCN; this is encoded by the exons ATGGCCCTGTGGATGCGCCTCGTGCCCCTGCTGGCCCTGCTGGCCCTCTGGGCGCCCACCCCTGCCCGGGCCTTCGTCAACCAGCACCTGTGCGGCTCCCACCTGGTGGAGGCACTGTACCTGGTGTGCGGGGAGCGCGGCTTCTTCTACACGCCCAAGGCCCGCCGGGAGGTGGAGGGCCCGCAGG TGGGGGCCGTGGAGCTGGGGGGAGGCCCCGGTGCCGGCGGCCTGCAGCCCCGGGCCCTGGAGGGGCCCCCGCAGAAGCGCGGCATCGTGGAGCAGTGCTGCACCAGCATTTGCTCCCTCTACCAGCTGGAGAACTACTGCAACTAG